AGTATGACGACCGCCCTCATCTTTGCTCAGGATATACACTTCAGATTCAAACTGAGTGTGCGGCTTGATGGAGCCTGGTTTAGCCAGTACCTGACCACGTTCAACGTCATCACGTTTGGTACCGCGCAGCAGTACACCCACGTTCTCGCCCGCACGGCCTTCGTCCAGCAGTTTGCGGAACATTTCAACGCCGGTGCAGGTAGTTTTCGTGGTGTCTTTGATACCAACGATTTCAACTTCTTCACCAACCTTGATGATACCGCGCTCTACACGACCGGTAACAACCGTACCACGACCAGAGATGGAGAATACGTCTTCGATCGGCAGCAGGAACGGCTTGTCGATGGCACGTTCTGGTTCCGGGATGTAAGTATCCAGGGCTTCAGCCAGTTCGATGATTTTCGCTTCCCACTCTGCATCGCCTTCCAACGCTTTCAGCGCGGAACCACGAATGATAGGGGTATCATCGCCCGGGAATTCGTACTGAGACAGCAGTTCACGCACTTCCATCTCAACCAGTTCCAGCAGTTCTTCATCATCAACCATGTCGCATTTGTTCAGGAACACGATGATGTAAGGAACGCCAACCTGACGACCCAGCAGGATGTGCTCACGAGTCTGCGGCATCGG
This window of the Brenneria goodwinii genome carries:
- the tuf gene encoding elongation factor Tu, giving the protein MSKEKFERTKPHVNVGTIGHVDHGKTTLTAAITSVLAKTYGGAARAFDQIDNAPEEKARGITINTSHVEYDTPTRHYAHVDCPGHADYVKNMITGAAQMDGAILVVAATDGPMPQTREHILLGRQVGVPYIIVFLNKCDMVDDEELLELVEMEVRELLSQYEFPGDDTPIIRGSALKALEGDAEWEAKIIELAEALDTYIPEPERAIDKPFLLPIEDVFSISGRGTVVTGRVERGIIKVGEEVEIVGIKDTTKTTCTGVEMFRKLLDEGRAGENVGVLLRGTKRDDVERGQVLAKPGSIKPHTQFESEVYILSKDEGGRHTPFFKGYRPQFYFRTTDVTGTIELPEGVEMVMPGDNVKMVVTLIAPIAMDDGLRFAIREGGRTVGAGVVAKVIA